aaaaaaacaaagttGAAGCAATCATTAGCACTCAAATTACTTGCAtctttaaacataaaaaataccaaaaaaataaatattcgaagacgaaatttaatttaaaaaaagaatataaccataaaattatataattctaaataatttctcatatttaaaattaattttttgattaaacaatttttatagatctttgaacatttatttagtttttcttatataaatgttatttatattttaaatttttggttAATTATTAAGGTAGTTTTGGAAGAAAatctctttttataataaaccaaaaattgaaaaaataagaagggcaaaaaagaaacaataccttaaaagattattataattataactaaaattattttccgTTGTGTAagcatatatttatttgttatatttaatgtCATAAGtgcttagtaatttttgtccCCTTCCTGCTCCTCCTTTAATTTGCACTTCGTTTTTGaggtttaaaaataaagtgaaACAACTTTGGGCGGGGTCTTTCGGATCCCAGCTCCCATATAAATTGTACTGTAAACTTGAAATTGATTTACTCGGGTAAATGTTGCAGTGTTAATCACATATCATCAActataatgaaaaatttatataaaaataacttTATGGATGTTTAATCTGTACTTAATGCTTGTTTAGAATAAACATCAGAGACTAGTAGATTTGATATTATACCCTTTACGTTAAAAGTTATCGACACCTGCATTATTCTGTGTATTATTTCACTAATATCTCCtatgtatttttagattGTATGTGTATAGGATTCAAATTAGCTAATATGCTACTTTTAatcagttttttttaatgttgaTTCAAATAACGCCAACCCATGACTTTTAATATGGAAGTATATTGTTTCTGAGCCAAAGGTTTGgataaattcatttaatgcaatttcatattttcaaaCTAAAGTGTTTTGGTTTTTTAAGTTATCAGTTGATGTAATGTCGTAGTTattgattaaaaatatttgataccatatatattaaaaacaaaatctgAACAATATTGaatggaaaaaaaaatttagccAAATTTTGCACTCAACTGAATAGAtgttttaaacattttGCACTTAaagatttcttttttttattacaaaaaacgCGAATCTGTATGTCGAACatatagataaaaatagtTTGCATATAATTGTtcaatgaaaaaaacatcaCACGACATACTTTAAAACAATACCGACTTTTTGCACCAAAACATATTGATTATTCACAATGGAAGATTTAttgttttgaaaaatataattattgtataagaacataaaaatacgttatataaaatttatttccgtataaaaaaatatatcttataaaaaatgtaaaatattaaaaacctATACAATTAGAGAAAATCCTGTgtaaagatttatttataacgCGATTATTACTAGAATAAATCCAATAACAGTAATATACACTAATGATTTGCTTGAATTATTACTTACCGAATCTTCATCCACTTCTTTATCGTAGTTCTctactttatttttcctttttttcgTTTGCGGTCTATAAGCTGCATTGTTTTGTTGAGAGGCTGGATTGTACTCATAAAAAGTAGGTCTAATGTAGGGTTGTATTCTGTGGTGCGAGCTGCCTCCCCGGCCGACCGGCTTGTTTGAATAGTTGGTATTCTTAAAATCTTTATCGGTTTTTATATTCCCCATGCCAACCTTAAGGGCTAGAAGTTCATtctttaatgttttatgtttaattaGTGTCaaacattataatttattggGGGGATGGCCATTCTCTTGTACAGTTTCTTATATTGTGACaatataacaaatatagacattttattattcgtctttttttgttgacAATGACGCAAGTGTTTACGTCCATACTCGGCCGTGATTTGAGATATGACAGACGTGGGTTTAAGCTAAGAGACCTATTGAACTGTATAAGGGCCAGAAGGATGTCGTATGGCACGTTCATTCAGAAAACTTAAGATTTTACATTATAAACAGCGTCGATTGTTTTAAAGACATTAGCTATTTCGTTCTATTCttgtttataataattagatTTTACTGGTTTTAAATGATAATCGTTCGGGTTGGAGCACATAAATGCATGTTTTTGTTACCTTCGATCTTGATAATAAGAGCGCCAATTTTAAGTAATTTTCCGACATTCTCATGTTATTCAATCTTCTTAGACATACTCCATTATTATCATTTGGCccttttgattttatttctattcCTTCACTGCCTCAGGTCTTTATAGAATAGGCCACTTTGTCTTTTGGATCGCCTAAATTTAACTTATATGTCCTTTCTCTCTTTAAGACTAACATTTTTGAATACTGCAAGTTgcaatttaatttttattagcccccataaaaattttatttatattttacaagtTTATAACATTACTAAAAAAGACTTTGAATTGACATTCTTAAACAATTAAATAACGAATTCTCTAAAACAAACATACtagtattataaaatttttatgatgaCTTTGAtcactttttattataagcGATAATTTGAATGTCCAAAGTCGATTTTATATGTCATGCatattcttataaaaatcaaattttcttgACTATCAaagttatatttattgtatttagTCCTAACAACAAAGATGAATATGTAAAtctaattaaaatttgtagaaaatatatatgttgtagaatgttaaaaaattgattatttattttcatgaTTAGCAAGGTCGGGCCTAAATAATTAGaatcaaaaaaacataGGACAGAGTATcgaaaaaacttttattcaAGTATTAATTGCCTCATAATTTGTAAATAGCTATTCAATCATCTATACCATTTGTATTTGCTATTAAAATGCagaataaattataataacaaaaaCTCGTGTGATGACATAAATGCACGTTTTTGTGGAACACGGTGGAGCAAATTtatctaaatataaatagaaCTCTCCGATTTGCATCTACAGACCTTTACATGGTCAAATACTCAATGTGTGTTCAGAGAGTACACAGCCACAAAATCAGgttcataatattttttaatcaatatattatatagcgattttcaaataaatcaaaaaaattaaattattcaaCGACTAAATTTTACGACATCAGGTAATGAATATATTACTTCTATCTATTGGTTGCAAACCAATAATCAATGGGATCACTAACAGAGGATGCTATTTATACTTAAaggaacaaaaaaaagtatattgTCAAATATGATCGGATtgcttttataaaaaacatgcTAATACCTAAATTTGATTCTTACATTTGTTTCTATCAATTActaaatttctaaattgtCGGAAACGAATTCTTTAGCgttaaattatatacacataaaattaatgaatCCCCTGTGTAAAAATACtgtaataaaagaaattcgCACATGTAATAATGTGAAAGAATTCTATTATTATAACTAATAAGCAGCTTATTTGGATTTACAGTACTGTGAAATACACACTAAGAAGAAACTTTTTTAGTGATGTTTAATGTTGTCGTAATAATGAATATAATCCAATTTAAATATACGAATAAACTTTCAAAAGACTCATTAACAACAAAATTAACGGAAGTTAAAATGTACAAAAATCTGTAAATAGCAAAAATGGCGAGTAATATAAACatatggaaaataaaaatcattgaAGATTcacattttaaataaaattactttataaagaaataaacttctatataagaaattaataaaaaattttatgaagtattaataaattttattaaaaaaaagtatgtttttttgtttttaaataaaaaatttaacttttGATCTCTTAAAGATGCTGTAGATAATTATCCAACAAGTGTGGTCTAATATTGGAGTTTgatcatataaaaagacaCAAGATATTAAGATTTGTAACTCTTAATATGTTAAAATATAGTTCCCAGAAGTTAAAAATACACATGGCCCCAAGtaccaaaaattttattctaattgatcggaaataaaaatcaagacGAAAGATctacatattttaaaatatccaCGAACTTccgatatttttattttgacaaGAAGAAAAGATAAAGATCAGTAGTTGaatatgaaataataaCTATGATCGAATTACTATAGTTGAGAATGTTAagttaaagaaatatttagtcttactttagaaatttaataCCATCTAATAATAGTTTTATAGAGATGACATGTGATGGagaaatttcaatttttactAATGTACAggataaagataaaaatcaaaacttTCGAAGCGTAcatacaatattttatgcCGAAGAAGGCTCTGGTTCTAACTATTTGGATCAAAGACTAGAAATACGATCATTAAAGATACATAAGAAGAATAAGTGGAATAGTGGGCAGAATTGTATGTGCACTAGCTACAAGATAACTGCTACAGAAATGGCATGCGAAGAGAATAGTAAGTAGTATAATATTAGATTCAAATAGCATTTATTACTTTGTTATTTGAAATCTGCAATTCGAAATTTTAAAGcgcttttaaatataagtaCAATTTACATCTATCAtctgttaaaaaaatattcaataaaatataatattttatggtATCtttgcaaaaataaaaaatttttacattccaaaaaattaacaaaattGGAACATTGtatgtataaaattcatttaatgtaaaaacgccataatttttttttcaattttactACACAgcatcaaaaaaagaaactaTTGTTGTATATAATACTTTATATGGActgcaaaaaaagaaaaataatttagaaaGGCCACTTTATGTGAGCATCATGCACATACAGATTATATAGCGCATATTTAACATTACAATCCTTTTCGAGATTCATATATTTcgattattattttttgctTGTTGCAAATCAttacataataaaaaagaataagcTTTATTAAGtgttttctaattttaaatatgtaagaaaatatctatgaccaaaaatataattgttttGGGCCAACAGTGAGCTTAGAGAGACTCACAAGTtacaattattaaaagaaacaagCATCTAACTTATATgaataaaagaattaataaaaatataaatgattacattgtaattaattttagcATAAACAAGCCATGCAGGTAGCccaatttattttctctaATATTAGagacttttaaaattcaacccatctttattttttttaatttacaaaaaagtttgcaagatatttttgaaaagatCACTATATAcccaaattatttaaaacagaaCCAAGCCACAGAAACGTactgtaaaaaaaaacatgaattttttgctattacaaatataaaataaaaatctcttcgtttatatttcaaaacTAAAATACGAAAGTAATATTATGTGTTACAAAATGATAATATAATTGCTGTGATTAGTTTGTGAAATATTTACatgaaaattaataaatattttaacgatcaaaaaaaaatattatgaaacAGAAAAAACTAGAATATTTTTGGATAGTCAAaccaaattaatttaaataagctaccataatttttttgatttctaTAACATGTTGCTAATTAcataattttcaaaatgcTTTAGCGAAGAataacatttaaaaaatgatttatcaatttttagCATAATTACTTTGAGTACagataaacttttttatataatttgttagtttacaattttatttatctcAAAGCACAGTagaaaatatcattttttatttttctagcTTTAAATGCCGATTTAGATGCAATTTAATTAAGTTGTCGAGCAATAgtgaattttaaaagaattcCCGCCGTGTACAGAACCCAATGTTATATGAATAGGAATTTACAGAAAGATTTGAATactttatgtttattttcaatttcttagattggagataaaaaaacatatatgAAGGGTTGCCCGTCTTTAAGTCTTACAGTGTCTAAAAACAAACTAAAACGAAAGGACTACTTAGCAAATAAAgcgaaaaaaaattgcgATATAGTCATGTAGCTTTTTTTCATCATAAAGCTCTTGGACAAGATGGTCTAGCGAGAGCTTCTAGATTTAAGTCTAGACCTAAAatgatttagaaaaaacaaagatctgaataagaatttaatgaaaaatcaaatacaTAGTGTCATGAATATATTAGGCAATtgacaaaaaaagataggATAAAAAAGcatatattagaaatttgaTGTCAAGAAAAGTGTAATTGTAATAAGGGATAAAATTGTAGAAATTCACCTAATATGAGCCGATTGAACCCCATTACATAATTTGACTATTTTATTGCGCGAAAGACAATCATTAAAACAAGTTGATAATGAGTGTTAATcataaagattataaaataaaataacgAACAGTAATTTCCAATATTctagtaaataaaaaaaaaattgttcaATAAAGAACTATTTTGAAGAAAAGAAACTGTTTCTAacgaaaaattataaaaatttgaatataaacTAGAGAATTAGACATGATACTAAGCTGTGTTTTCCCTATTGACTTTGTGTATCCCATTAtgttcttaaaaaaaagattatgaCACTTATTGAACAATTCATGGATAAAGTTTTGGAATCAGTTATATTATATCTTCTTAGGATTTTTTCTACCAGGCAAagtaaaaatcatattgaCCGAATGCTCTTTGTTGGtaagaattttttgtctatctgaataattttttatattgtcttctaaatttttttattttataaaaatataattttattcaatGATATTCCAAATTTccaaataatttatcttaaattttttatcgtttttaacaaaaacatTCTGTTCACCTTCTCtgattgtttttttaataaaaatactataaaCGCCCTCACTACATCCAAAAGCTAAAAATTCTTCATTACAGATTATTTTGACTTCATTAAGTTTTAATGAAATTACTTCATGttcattaaataatttaacttTTCGTGCACCATATGGGTTTAATGCCAATTCTAAATGTTcttcaaaatatattccTATTACTgtattatttgttttaattaataaaataaatggcTTCTTTTTACCTAAAAAAGATGAgattaaagatttatatgaaaatcCATGTTCATAGGTTGAAAACATCAGATTCCAATTGCGgctatatttatatcttaGATCTATAAGTTctctaattttattaattatttttttatttaaaaaagagttTTTGTATGGAATTGTATTTAATACAAGATTTATAGGAATTTTGTCTAATTCAGGAAGGTCCATAAATTAAccacattttattttttataattttttgtgcACCAATAGAATtacataataaaacattacatttatctaaaaataatgtaaataattttgacactttctctaaaaatttgtttcaATAAAGTTTTTGTTTACAAGATGTTAGAATGATTTTagatgtaattttttttattactttttgtataaatgtTACTCATATTTAAGATGTtactatatttaaattttataaaaaattttaaagtaaaatagTGCTTTATAGCCCTCAAATTGCTT
The genomic region above belongs to Vairimorpha necatrix chromosome 3, complete sequence and contains:
- a CDS encoding oxidation resistance protein translates to MDLPELDKIPINLVLNTIPYKNSFLNKKIINKIRELIDLRYKYSRNWNLMFSTYEHGFSYKSLISSFLGKKKPFILLIKTNNTVIGIYFEEHLELALNPYGARKVKLFNEHEVISLKLNEVKIICNEEFLAFGCSEGVYSIFIKKTIREGEQNVFVKNDKKFKINYLEIWNIIE